In the Salvia miltiorrhiza cultivar Shanhuang (shh) chromosome 8, IMPLAD_Smil_shh, whole genome shotgun sequence genome, aataatttctcgacttctagtagcactaataaaatataactgcttctgtttctcgattaataaataacatgactttgctaagtcagttataacttggaaataataattattgattgctcaataatcctcgtcgcgtttttttttttttttttttttttcatacgttataaaaaatataacgctaaaataataactctgcctctgataaaaaaaatcagaaccataaactggattcatttataaaaaattgcatttactagtttttatcataaataaaagagcgggctactacatactacccctcttaacaaaaatttcgtcccgaaatttgcatatctctgctaaaacaattcggggtatttttccttcatcttgttttcaagctcccacgtagcttttcttgtctgcggtgtctccataagattttcactgatgtgattgaggctgatttcgcaagtgtccacgtattgctggcaagggggtgtgggtgttcccaattgctgaacctcgttgtctgttggggcattgcgtggagtagtgacctttttggccacaattgtaacaaccgttagttccagcccgacagatacccctatgcatcttaccgcaatttgggcaaggtgaaattcctttCTGACCTTGGTTACCTCCAGTTGGCTCGAGattagtctgtgcctcgtaccttggttgaataaactgttcggcccgttccttttcttgccacactttcttactggtctgattgatattgtcttcgttgttgtcccacttgtgcttccctttgagagtatgtgaggctCCTGGTGGATCGTTTGGCGTTGAGATCAATGGTGGGGCTGACTTGTctgacggcattgcagcttcaatgtcaagtgccctgttcagagactccgtgtatgagagtcctccaTGGCTTGCTAGAACCATCTTAATTTCGTACCGCAGTCCttcacaaaatttctctgccatcttctcctctgtgtccacttgttgcggagcaaacctagacatgttgcagaattccttgtcgtattcaaccacagatttatttccttgcttcaactcgtagaactcagcttctttcttcttcctatagcttttcggaatatatttatcatataatcctgtcttaaaatcttcccaagtataacttgcccattgttcaggtgtcagaatttttcgacgtgcttcccaccagaaatccgctgatcctgttagttggaatgagacgcaagataggcgctcctcatcagtacaacgtagaaagttgaaaatacgttccattgcacgcacccaaatctcagcttcagccggttcactcgttccgtcaaacgtaggtggattttgccttaaaaagagttcttcgactctcctagtcggaggcggaggggatgggttatgtcctcgagcatcttgtggttcttcgggtacagcgttacggtttctgcgattgttattgtttctcgcagggcgtcctctcctaggcggcattctggtagcaaatatgtgccaattagtacactctagcataatctaatacaaacctcaaaagaattcttgtaaggtcaacttattctaacttgtaaacaagtcataactccaatgtcaacattgatgtagtaagctttaagtgtccttagcatctcaaatccATGAGTCATAAAAATTTTTAAGCATATAAAGctcatcatctaaattggatacttaagcataagtcatggagattcatagcggctataaaatcatgagcttaaaaattattctatacgtatcacttatcttgctgctttcactatagccaccaaaagatacaatctaatttcttctatgtttgcttctatgttctgtcgtagtggtgatctcatatcttaatagctctatgttcatagggattcattccataggcatacttaatcgcacttacgtaaatcatttcattaaataacaacataacatagctattaacagttactcactttgctattacgataattctcactttttgtaaacattaactcaaaacttggaatagcttaccattctgcttcgttgagtgtgatgcgatgaagtgctgagctttgtcgattgaactctagacactttagtgatccattctaactttggcttaaataaactcataggctcagagcaaacgaactgctctgataccactctgtcacgaccggccttaattaaggataattaatccgggaaaaccatgactggggaagggaaattaagaagcgggtttagaaaggggtgcataaaagaatactcaaagagcttgaatacgcgtgaaatattccttaaaaaggaaaaaggcatagttcgcataaaaagggtactcaaagaacttgtatacgcgttatattccttaaaaggaaaaaggcatcattaggggcttggctaaaacattatcagagtttgcaacggaaggcgtaactgaaataatcagtgtttacagcggaaagcataactgtgatacatgtatgaagacatgtatcctttctgagcctactttaagttcgacaaaaactccactcagcaacacttcatcgcccatcacagctcaacctgcacaatcataaacatcgaagggctaagtacaaaagtacttagtgggcagttgccaagcatataacataacatcaacaacaaaacacaacatcgcataagaggcatgagtttctttcatatcatttgctcattaaatatttccaaattcataaatagcataagggcattcttcatcatcaatcttcattagcaaacatcgtgtcgtggagaaggccttccccaacgaacacgggcatcgcgccgtgagggggacctccctcagcggtcacggcatcgtactattgagggaggcctcccccaatagacgctgtaacactggcatactggcatactggcatcgcgccgcgagagagacCTCTCTCAGcagacacgggcatcgcgccgtgaggaaggccctcctcagcggacacggcatcgtactgttgagggaggcctcccccaacagacgcaagcatcaaacataagcataaacttatcagcataaagcattcaagcgtaaataagcgtaatcaagcgtaaattacatagggcgtaaatagtataaacagcatagcataaatcatttaacgtgcaacataataaagcttaactcatttaagcgtaataaagcataccacacttgaagatccaatttgcattttaaagcataacacttgcatagcattttatttacgcgtaagaaattgcccacctcaattgttcttaaagctggcgtggagtcgtttcttcttcggcttcactttctgtcgcccggaccttcattgatgaagagtcgataagttcgtgaagtaattgtcataagacaaagtctaattctacgtgcctagggtatcttttagtgttttagggttctagcatccataattcgttacattaaagacagtcaaaaatcaatcatacctcgtctaatctcattcaaacacataggcaacacaaacacataaggcacataagaatcacaatcaaacatcatcaaaacatgctctgtttttacactgactcaacttcaaaatttaatctgttctgactccgacatctcctggactcgagactcataccgaaagaaagatcttcgaatctagtttcatataaaaaaaagtagagtcgaaaactccaagtggtttgagagatatgacgtttttaccacgatctaccatgttcggcagttttgaacaatcgaaaacttggatttttgacaaatagtaaacgttgtcaaactgggctcaactttggtggatatctagctaacacaataaggttaataccataaaaatttggaaagctagatcacacaggaagctactgaaataaatgactctttcatctgttctctgaaattctcggtagttatgtgcagtttaggttttgcattttaaagaagtatcaaacgaagttggaatggcttgaaattttaccagggtactcaagactcatgtcaggacttgctataaaattttcaaagctattagacatcgacaaaccgtcgatcacagtaggtcagtaggcctacgaaattcatatttataagtccttaaaaaaaataatttatataaatcaagaaataagagtttaatcccaaaaatattcattaaaagtccatcataatttaaataaagaacggacctcatttaaaataaatagtcccaaacttgttacgcacatatacgaaatctttcatgaaacatcctttaaaataaactttgatacatagaaaataattcaacaacttgagctcttaaggggttgttttgcaacagacaccaaatctgcctcggatctccaaatgatgctccaaaagacattctggaaactagacatttcaaggatcattctccaatttgaatcgattgaaaaacaattcaaacgagcaagatatgccctctcaaagatgggtatttaacaagcaaaaatctgaaaatttcagatttccagattacaaccaagtcagtgggctttctttaaaaattcatatctccctttacaaaactccactgggaaccccaagggtcaatctggaaactagggagagatcataacactctccagttggatttactctaagaacattcatggtttagaagatatgactgtctaaagttcagtgcacaaaaagcgttcaagtttggcagattcataacataaatcagaaaaccaactttaggcttcaccaaaaattctaaaactaagcaagtaagttcccaacatgtcattgaatattcagtagaaagctaggcttgagaatcaaagatttaagtcgggctttgccacctcaaagtcgtaggtttgtaaaatctactggatggtacatggaataagaactagatttcaagaatttataccggttgtttcccttattcaaaaatggtgaggccgatgtcaaaagaaagatacgggagtctagagtgacatattcaagtttcaaaggttttcaccgattgaaactttacttatggcctcccaaagattgtttaccaaaaatgtattccagatgggcagtgatgtttacaaattcataaataaatcataagagcttcaaaccttctgaaattttgcCAAAGTATAGcaaacatatgaaagatgatacacaattaatttgggaattttttgGGAAccttttggatggctggaatcgccttgcaaaacactgccggagcagtgtgcttatggcagaactCGTGGCTGCTCTTCGGTTCCTTagtgaagaatgaagatgatgaaaagaTTGTTGCCTGTATAATGGAATGTTAGATGCATTCTTGCGTGTGGTGGGGAAGGGAGTAGGTGGAAAGTTTGGTGTAGTGGAATTAGTGGAGTGGAAAGGGTGGTGAGAAAAAAATGTAGTGGAAGAAAGCAAAAGGTGGTGGAgatagttggtggagtggagaagTGGAGATTATGCGTGTATAGTGTAGGAGACATTAGggagtggaaaaaaataatgatgattGTATGCTTACATATATGTCTAGCATATTCATGTATCTACTTCATAGCATTGATAGGTGAAACTGTAATTGGTTATAAGAGTTTGTAAAGTATGAGAATGAGATTGATGAATAAATGAATTATATCCTCATGCCTTGGTGATGCTAATACAGTAATATGaatctagattaaatccgtagattgaatttgcgttgcagtcggaataatttctcgacttctagtagcactaataaaatataactgcttctgtttctcgattaataaataacatgactttgctaagtcagttataacttggaaataataattattgattgctcaataatcctcgtcgcgtttttttttttttttttttttttcatacgttataaaaaatataacgctaaaataataactctgcctctgataaaaaaaatcagaaccataaactggattcatttataaaaaattgcatttactagtttttatcataaataaaagagcgggctactacactctctctctctctatatatatatatatatatatatatatacacacacacacacacacatatacatatatatatatagggagtggatCATGTAGATCCACCCCCTTATcctagtatatagtatatagcGCTCCTCCATACACTGCTGGCATGTGGCGCGCTAGGAGCGTGCCACGTGGCAGCAGCCTTCCAAGGCTTTCCATGCCAAAAACGCAaggggtaaaatggtcatttctgattattttattttatttttaccgaaAATCCTTTTTTTTCCTGGaccgtcgtcaaaattatgcatataattgaacaccaatatgcataaatataaacacaaatatgcatgacgctggatagaaatatgcatgagaaagtATCAGTGTGTGACCCGTCAAGTGACCAACAACGAGAGCTACCTGACGGTGTCGCATAGTATTATGCATATAGTTCAACACGATTATGCatagaaaaacataaatatgcataacattacacacaaatatgcatagcatTTTTCGACAGCGAGAGACACCAGATGATTTGCATACTGATactttctcatgcatatttctatccagcgtcatgcatatttggatttatctttatgcatattggtgtacaatcatatgcataattttgacgacggcCGCAGGAAAAAAACTAGATTTTCggtatttaaaaaaatcaaaattaaaaaaaatgtaaaaaataaaaaatcgaaaTAACCATTTTAGCGCGCCACGTGCCCCATTGTGTGGTCCAAAATTTGGACCTATATACTATGGGGGagtggatactacatgatcccacccctatatatagggttaggctaaaataagaattaGATTTaggatataaattaagaaccattaTAAACCAATGGATCTACAAGATTTAACGGACAGATTTGGTTCCAATTTAAGTGTTGATTTTCACGCTAATTACACAATAGGTTAGAAAGgtaatttcaatttttcaatAATTATACTTTCCTTAATTAAGGGGATCGTGTGATACAATCACAACTAAAGATTTGTTCCCATTAATTCAGTTATATTAAATTCATGCACATTGACAGTACGATTCCTACAATAATGAATAGTGATTCGTCTACCAATTCATATGAAATTCATGGATATACATTGACAGAACGATTCCTACAAAAATGAATAGTGATTCATCCACATTGACAGAACGATTCGTACAACAATGATTAGTTATTCGTCTACCAATTCATATGACATTCTTGGTATCATTGTTACAATTGCGATGAAGTTCAACTATATTAAATTCATGCACATTGACAAAACAATTCCTACAACAATGAATAATGATTCGTATACCAATTCATACAAACACACTTATAATATGCATTGAACAATCaatctttattttttgtttaattatatgGATAATTTATTATGCCTCACGTGAATTGTTGTatgaataaaatcaaattttgaactGAAAATGAACTTGGACGCCAAAATCGGAACAATTAATGTTGTTGGCTACATGGAAAGTCAAACCCCCAATATCGCTTTTACCCTTCATACGAAATTAGATGTGAATTTTGTAGTTCAATTAAACGAATCAGtaaatatatctaatatttgatCTCAGCCGTTTAATACCCCAAGATCTGCGGTTTAAATcagttcttaatttatatgttaAGGGGAGTTTTGTGAATAaccgcccatatatatatatatatatatatatatatatatatatatatatatatatatataggggtgggctactgtgagagcacatcttaaaataagaaataagagcaatttttaatgtatgaattttatgtagaacacgtatgaattcgctgtataaatgtatgaattgtgaaaaataattttttgctacctttgggattcgaactgaGGACCATAAAcaatccaacaggattacgaatcaaccatatagatcttgatgatctaagggctgaaaatgattcttattttatatcttaataaatgctcttattttagccattccatatatatatatatatatatatatatatatatatatatatatatatatatatatatatatcattttctCAAATTGCTAGTATTCTCAGTCTTTAATAACGCACATTATTCAAAAGAGGCCACACATAGCAAAATacctataataataaaaaattatagttaaataaataaaaatatgaaaataattattatgtTGAACTACTAATTAATATGCCTTTATATGTTTACACGTATAAATTACATGTgcaattaaaattcatgtacACATGTAATTTACATTGTTACACAAGTTTTGTTGCATAAATTTTGGTTATACGAATTTATGTAACAACGTAAATAATAGTGTTACATAAATTTTGATTACACATAAAATTTGTATAAATTGTGTAAGTGTATAAGGGcataataattcaaaataacaattatttttatatttttatctatatatatagctaTACTTTTCTTTTGCCATATGCGAGATATTATCTCTTATTTAAAATGTAAAGATTGAATGAAGTCATGGATAGGCCTCAATAATTGATGGAATGGCCTCTATATGTTTGACTGCAAAGCTAGTGAAACCAGctgatttgattatattttcCCACTCCTCGAAAGTCCTCTCTTTTCCGGTGGTGTAAGCCAACATGAGCATGTCCAACCG is a window encoding:
- the LOC131000865 gene encoding uncharacterized protein LOC131000865 produces the protein MLECTNWHIFATRMPPRRGRPARNNNNRRNRNAVPEEPQDARGHNPSPPPPTRRVEELFLRQNPPTFDGTSEPAEAEIWVRAMERIFNFLRCTDEERLSCVSFQLTGSADFWWEARRKILTPEQWASYTWEDFKTGLYDKYIPKSYRKKKEAEFYELKQGNKSVVEYDKEFCNMSRFAPQQVDTEEKMAEKFCEGLRYEIKMVLASHGGLSYTESLNRALDIEAAMPSDKSAPPLISTPNDPPGASHTLKGKHKWDNNEDNINQTSKKVWQEKERAEQFIQPRYEAQTNLEPTGGNQGQKGISPCPNCGKMHRGICRAGTNGCYNCGQKGHYSTQCPNRQRGSAIGNTHTPLPAIRGHLRNQPQSHQ